The following is a genomic window from Pedobacter sp. KBS0701.
GATTTATATAAGGTGTCGGATATATTCCCCCACCTATCGGTAACATATACCCCGAAATCTCTTTTTAAGGTATCGAATCCCCGTACACTGAAATTAATGTTTTCGGCTTCGGTATAAAACTGTTCAACCGGCAGCATTTTCCCTGTGGTTTTATCATTCGAAATCACAATTACTCCGATCGGTTTTTTAGAAGGATTGCTGGCTGTTACATTCACTCCACCAAAATCGGCCTGCATCTGAACCGTAGTATTTACGGCCAGGTAAGAAGGCGTTTCCGGGTGTACACGCACCTGTACAGGATCACTTTTGACGTTTGCACGCGAAACAGCATACAGGGTAACATCGTAATCCATACTTTTTTCAAAGCCATCTACCCTGATCGTATCGCTATAATAAGAAGATTTACTCTGCCTTACTGTGCGCGAATTGATCCGGTATTCTGCCTGAACATAGAGCAGGTTTTCGGAATTGGGCAACACATAAGAAATTACCGCGGCACCGGCCGTATTTTCTACCTTTACCCCGGTAAGTGCACCGGGTTTTGTCATATCTTTAGATACCACCTCATTAAATCCTTCACTTTCTTTACAGGAATAAAACGAGCAGGCCAGGAGTAACAGCGCAAGAAACTGCAAACTGCAGAACCTGTTATATATTTTTGATCTAATTTTCATCATCATCTATTTAATTTTACCAATAAGGATTTTGAACCAGGTTTGGATTCACGATCAGGTCGTTGTATTTAAGCGGCCATAAATAATCTTTCAGACCAAATACCGGAATCACCAGGTTGCGCTGGCGGTAATAACCTTCGGGTGTAGTATCCTGAATGTTCCATCCCTGGATTGGTTTGCTCAGCACATCCTGCATTACTTTCCAGCGCCTTAAATCCCATCCTATCCTTCCTTCGAAACAAAGTTCAATGCGGCGTTCCTGCTGGATGATTGCTCTTAAGCCATCTTTACTGGTGGCTTTACCAGGATTGGTTGAATATGACGCCCAGGATTCTTTAACACCTTTTAATCCGGCGCGTGCGCGTACTTTATCGATATAAGTATAAACATCTGCCGTAGGACCGTTTACCTCATTAAGTGTTTCGGCATAAAGCAAATAAAGTCCTGCCAGCCTGATCAGCGGTATTCTGAAACCTGCCTGGGCAACCTCTGTACCAAAAACCGATTGATAGTTTACCAGTTTGCTTGGCCAATAGCCTGATACGTTAACCCTGATATTATCTTTCGGACCGGCAATTGAATTTGCGCCACGGGCCTGCACATATAACATATTTTCAGGATCGGTTTGGCCGTTGCCAAAAAAGCAGCTTCCATCAAATGATAAATCAGCATAAAAGCGGGGTTCCCGGTCCATGTGCATTTTTATGGTCTGGTAACCACTTTTTAAATAGTATTTACTGTCGGTTCCTGCCGCAGCAACGGCATAACGTCCTCTATAATCGTATCCTGCATCTTCAGCCATGGGAACGCCATTTTTAGAATAAAACAGCTCGGCCATTCCGATGGGTACGGCAAAGTTGCCCCTTGCACCATCCATATTCTGCACCATGGCATTGGTAAGCCTCGGCATAGCCATTGATTGGAAATCAAATTGGGTGTTGAGTGCCCAGATCACTTCAGGATTTTTTTCCCAGTTCTCGGTAATGCTCTGTCTGATGTCCATCACGGTTTTTAAAGTCGCAGATATGGTTGGAAGATTGCCAGGAGAAGTAAAATGATAAAGCGAAAGGTTGCTTTCTTCACAAGATTTTACAGCTGCCTGGCAAGCCAGCATTGCTTTGTTCCATTTTTCTGCACTAAAAGCGGTGGGGAACAGATTAACACCGTCTTTATCCTTAAAACCAGTATAATCAGGATTTCCGTTAAAAAACGGACTAGCCTGCGTGGTCAGCACTTCTGCCTTAACCGATAAGGCAATATTCTGCGTAATTCGGCCCAGGCTACGTGCAGGATCCTGGATGGTAAGTGGAAGATCAGGGGTAGCCTCATCCAATAAGGATACAATATAGGCAAATGCAACATCTACAGGTTCGCGTTTTGTCCTTACCTCATCTGTGCCGGCATCGATTGGCAGATTCTGTTTAATCAGGGGAATTGGGCCGTACATTCTTAACAGGTAAAAATGGTAATAAGCCTTAAGGAACTTTACCTCTGCAATCCAGCGGTTGCGTTCGAATTGAGCCAGATCTTTTGGCCGATCGATATTTTCGAGAAAAATATTACACCTTCTGATGGCCTTAAAAATAGGCTGACCAAGCTGTTCGCCATCCCAATAATTTAGTGAGGGATTATCAGTGCTCTGTACCCCCCTGATGAGATGGAAGCCCTGCTCAGCGTCCCTGCTGCCAAGCGTTGCTTCTGTTAAAGTATTGGGAAAATAAATTTCCCCTGAAGTGGTAAAAGCACCATCTTTATTGGATGGCCCCATATTCTGTATTGTAGAATAACAGGTAAAAAGATAGTTTTCGGCCTCGTTTCTGTTTCTGAAAGCATAATCGATTGTGGCCACATTGTCTGGCGTTACATCCAGGTATTTCTTGCAGGAAAGGGTCATCCCCGAAATCACCGCAAGAAGTATGAGGAGTTTAAAGTTGGGTTTCATTATTAGCTGCTTTATAGATTTACGTTTATTCCGATGTTATACACTTTCTGGATCGGGTAGCTGAAGCCATTTGAGGCCAACTCCGGATCCCAGTCCTTGAACCTGCTCCAGGTAAGCGGATTTAAAGCATTGAAATAGATCCTGCAGTTAGACAGAAATGCCTTTTTCGATAACTTATCAGGAAAAGTATAACCGATTTCTATCGACTTCAACCTGATGAAAGCACCATCCCGCATCCACCAGGAACTGGTTTGGAGATTGTTGCTGATCTCAGAAGAAGTGGTTCCCAAACGTGGATATTTGGCATATAAATCCTGATTTTCTTCTGTCCAATGGCTATCGGCGAAAGGCTGAAGCACTTGCCTGTTGGATAGGAACGGACTAACCTGCGACGGATCGATAAAGAAACTCGTGCGGCCTACCCCCTGAAAGAAAAGAGAAAGATCGATTTTTTTGAATCCCATTGACAAACCTGCACCATAAACAATTTCAGGCGTGGAAGGCAAGCCGATAAAAACCTGATCGGCTTCGGTAATTTTTCCATCATTGTTTACATCGGCATATTTAATATCTCCGCCTTTAGGCGCAGAAGCTCCGGCGCCAAAAAGTTGTGTTGGCGAAGCTGCTGCTTCCTGGTCATCAACAAAAAGACGCTCGGCAATGTAGCCCCATCTTACACCAATTTTCTGTCCGGATAGTATCCGCCATGGTTCTTTATAGGCGGGCTGTTCGTATTGTCCGTATTTATTTTGCGAAAAGGTAAAGTTCATCCTTCCCGACATCCAAAATCCGCCCCTGAAGGTTTTACTATAATCGGCAGAAAAATCTATCCCTCTCGAATCAGCAGTTCCAAGGTTTGCGCTCACACCCGATTCTAACCCCATACTGGAAGGGATAGAGGCACGCTCCATCAAAATATTGTAACGGTGCTGTTTGTATACTTCGGCAATAATATTCAGGCTTTTAAAAAGACTGATCTCGAGCCCAATATTGGTTTGCCTGGAAGTTTC
Proteins encoded in this region:
- a CDS encoding DUF5000 domain-containing lipoprotein, which translates into the protein MMMKIRSKIYNRFCSLQFLALLLLACSFYSCKESEGFNEVVSKDMTKPGALTGVKVENTAGAAVISYVLPNSENLLYVQAEYRINSRTVRQSKSSYYSDTIRVDGFEKSMDYDVTLYAVSRANVKSDPVQVRVHPETPSYLAVNTTVQMQADFGGVNVTASNPSKKPIGVIVISNDKTTGKMLPVEQFYTEAENINFSVRGFDTLKRDFGVYVTDRWGNISDTLYKSISPIFEIMVPKAQFSEYRLASDSPLGAVSLGWNTTRLWDNNTSDPGWHTEPGYGKPLQICTFDMGVLTKLSRYKIWERGEAYGNDYSYNHGNPKAWTLWGSAKTAPADVELPVTSAKGTVVGDWINLGNFICPPPPSGNAPGQTTPLDLAAVKAGFEFNIGLDIPKVRFIRLAVSATWGNGDFAHVTELSFWGNTN
- a CDS encoding RagB/SusD family nutrient uptake outer membrane protein is translated as MKPNFKLLILLAVISGMTLSCKKYLDVTPDNVATIDYAFRNRNEAENYLFTCYSTIQNMGPSNKDGAFTTSGEIYFPNTLTEATLGSRDAEQGFHLIRGVQSTDNPSLNYWDGEQLGQPIFKAIRRCNIFLENIDRPKDLAQFERNRWIAEVKFLKAYYHFYLLRMYGPIPLIKQNLPIDAGTDEVRTKREPVDVAFAYIVSLLDEATPDLPLTIQDPARSLGRITQNIALSVKAEVLTTQASPFFNGNPDYTGFKDKDGVNLFPTAFSAEKWNKAMLACQAAVKSCEESNLSLYHFTSPGNLPTISATLKTVMDIRQSITENWEKNPEVIWALNTQFDFQSMAMPRLTNAMVQNMDGARGNFAVPIGMAELFYSKNGVPMAEDAGYDYRGRYAVAAAGTDSKYYLKSGYQTIKMHMDREPRFYADLSFDGSCFFGNGQTDPENMLYVQARGANSIAGPKDNIRVNVSGYWPSKLVNYQSVFGTEVAQAGFRIPLIRLAGLYLLYAETLNEVNGPTADVYTYIDKVRARAGLKGVKESWASYSTNPGKATSKDGLRAIIQQERRIELCFEGRIGWDLRRWKVMQDVLSKPIQGWNIQDTTPEGYYRQRNLVIPVFGLKDYLWPLKYNDLIVNPNLVQNPYW